A genome region from Proteus vulgaris includes the following:
- a CDS encoding DMT family transporter, producing the protein MSPKAKSWLWMLAVIISETSATSTLKMFDNSEGTTKTLLLGLIVVLYVICYYSLSRAVKNIPVGLAYATWSGTGILVVSTLGMAFYGQHPDTAAIIGMAVIASGIVIMNLFSKMGSEEEEKETTETPNIKQTASPVNK; encoded by the coding sequence ATGTCACCAAAAGCTAAATCATGGCTTTGGATGCTGGCGGTTATTATTTCAGAAACCTCAGCAACCTCTACTTTAAAAATGTTTGATAATAGTGAAGGAACAACTAAAACATTATTGTTAGGCTTAATTGTTGTTTTATACGTTATTTGTTATTACTCATTATCGCGTGCAGTAAAAAATATTCCTGTAGGGTTGGCATATGCTACGTGGTCAGGAACAGGGATACTCGTCGTATCAACATTAGGTATGGCATTTTATGGACAACATCCTGATACTGCGGCAATCATCGGCATGGCCGTTATTGCCAGTGGTATTGTGATTATGAATCTCTTCTCCAAAATGGGCTCAGAAGAAGAGGAAAAAGAAACAACGGAAACACCTAATATTAAACAGACTGCATCGCCAGTGAATAAATAA